Below is a genomic region from Gemmatimonadaceae bacterium.
GCAGAGCACGTCCATGGCGCCGAAATTCTGGATCGCGGCCAGCCGCTTGACGATCACCTTCTTGCGCGACATCGCGACGGCCCCGCGCGACAGGCCCACCGAGACGATCATGGGCAGCATCTCGGGCGTGAGGCCTACGGCCACGGCCAGCGCGAACACGAAGGCTTCGCGCCACCCGTGCCCGGTAAGGCCGTTGATCAGAAACACCAGCGGCACCATCACCGCCATGAACCGGATCAACAGCCAGGTGAACGCCGACACTCCGCGATCGAAGCTCGTCTCCTCTTCCGGTTCGGTGAGAGACCCCGCCAGACTTCCCAGATAGGTCGACGCGCCGGTGGCGGCCACGACGGCGGTGCCCGTCCCACTGGCCACGCTCGTGCCCAGAAAGCACAGGTTGGTCGCGTCGGCCGGCGAGGCGACGGCGGCGCCCGAGGGCGGGGCGAACTTCTCCACGGGCAGCGATTCGCCGGTGAGGCTCGCCTGGTTCACGAACAGGTCGCGGGCCGTGAGCACCCGCAGGTCGGCGGGAATCATGTCGCCCGCGGCGAGCGAGACCACGTCTCCGCGCACGATTTCGTGCAGGGGGATCTCGCGCTCCGCGCCGCCGCGGATCACGGTGGCCGTCACGCGGATCATGGCTTTGAGCGCCGCGGCCGAGCGGTCGGCGCGTGCCTCCTGCACGAACCGCAGCGACACGCCGATCACGATCATGACGCCCATGATCGTCGCGGCGCGCGGGTCGCCGGTGGCCAGCGACACCGTGGCCAGCACGGCGAGCAGGACGACCACCGGATTCCGAAGCGCGCGCCACAGCCGCTGCCAGTTCGTGACGTGCTCCGGCTCGGCGATCTGATTCGGGCCCTCGGCTGCGAGGCGCGCCGCACCTTCGGCCTCGTCCAGCCCCTTCGCCGTCGTGTCGAGGCGCAGCAGCACGGCGGGTGCATCCAGCGGCGCCAGTTCCGCGAGGAGAGGCGCGATGCGAATGCCGGGAACTGCGTGCTTGATGTTCGGTTTCACCGGTAGGATGCCCCAGCGTTCCGAGCGCAGCATGTGTGTGGCTGTGGTGGGGTACGGTGCCGGCTGGAAGGTAACGCGCGCGGTCGCCGGCCGCGCGCGGGCATCAGAACATGCGCACGCGCCACCCGAGCGAGGCCGAAACCGTCGCCGCCGATTCCGTGAGGCCAAAGTTCAACCCGGCGGTGAGCGACTGCGTGGAACCGGGGCGGTATCCCACACTCACGCCGGCGGAGACCGGCGGTTCCACGTTCGCGATGACCCGGCTTGATCCGGCGGCGGACGCGATCACCGACCACCGGCCGTCAGCCGACCCTCGGCCGACCCCCACGCCGTACGCGACGTTGTCGATGAGCTCCAGGCCGGGCATGTCGCCCAGCACCCAGTACGACGCATCGCCGAAGAAGAACGTATGCCCGGCGCCCAGCGACAGCGATGCGCCGCCTCCGAAGTCCCACTTCCCCGTGCTCACGCCCGACGCCACCGACGCCACGGGCGCCTTGGCGAACGCGTTCACGCTCAGCCCGCGGATTATACCTGAACCGGTATAGACGTCCATGCTGGCCGAGAACATCGGGTCGCCCACGTCCACCCTCGTGCTGCCCGGCGCGGCCACGGTGAGGCTGTCCGCGGTGGTGCCCACCGTTGCCCGCGAAGCGGGAACGAGGTTCCCGCCCGCGCGGCCACCCGTTCCGTTCTGTCCGGGCCCTTGTCCGTTCGTCCCCGTCTGTCCCGAAGGTCCGCCCCGCCCCGAGCCCATCCCCGGCCCCATCTCCACGGGCTGTCCCTGGCGCCGCTGCGCCACGGCCGAGTCATCAGGGCCGCCGGTGGGTACGATGATGCCGCCGATGTACGTGAGGGCCGTGTTGTTCTGCGCCACCACCGGCACCGACGCCGAGAATTTGAACCGGCCGGCCTGCACGTCCACGGAATGGAACATCGCCGCGCTCCATGTGGTGCCGGTGAAGATGTACGTGCCGGTGGCGTACCCCAGGGACACGCGGTAGTCCACCGTCTGGGCGCGGATGGCGCGGACCGGCGCCATCGTTATGGCAATCAGGCAGGCCACCACCGGGGCGGCCGCGCGTAGCTGGCGTATCATCGTTGTACCCTCGGATCGTTCGCGCCGCGGCGCGGACGCCTGTTGCAAGGATCGAGGCACAACGGGTGGCCCAACCCTCGGGCCACCCGCCGGCCTCGTGGCAGGACGGCTACTACTGCTCGCCTCCGCCGCTGCCACCACCGCCCTTGGCGATCCAGATGTCGATCGACGTGGTCTGGGCGCCGACGTTCAGCGTCGGGACGTTCTTGGACGGAATCCCACCGGACCCACTGCCACCGGATCCATTGCCACCCGAGCCGCCACCCTCATCCGTCGTCCCTTCCTCGCCCCCCGCCGCAATCTGGGTCATGCGGACGTTGGGCCGAACCGGCGCGGAACCATCGATCGAGAACGTGAACCGATACCACCCGTACTTGTGTCCGACCGACTCCGGAATCGTGATTTGCTGGACGAGCAGGTTGTACGAGTACACCAGCGTCCCGCCCATCGAGACCTCGGTCACCAACTGCCCCGGTCCATCGCCGGCTTCCCAGAGGCCCTGGTCGAACACCGTGTACCTGGGTTCGTGGGTCGCGCTGTCCAGCAGTTCCACCTTGAGTCTGGCGCCGCGCGTGTATACAACCGGTGAGAAGGTGCCCGTCGTGCCGTTGGTACCGTCCAGCTCGGTGGAGCCCGAGCCCGACACCACGGCCATGTTGTAGCCCTGCATCGGCGGCGTGGTCAGGTCGGTGAGCGAGACCTCGACGTGCACGTTGGCGTGCGTGTTGAAGTGGTTGGTCAGCAGATTGTCGCCCCACGCCACCTGAGCATCACGCATGGACTGTCCGCTTGCGTCGAACCACTGCGCCTGCCAGACCGGACCTCCGCCCTGGCAGAAGTACGGCGTGCCGCCCAGCGAACAGTTGGACAGGTTGTAGCTCATCGGGAAGTAGGGAAGCGCTTCCACGACCGGCTCCGTAGCGCCCGTCGGACGCAGACCTGTGTTGGCGTAGTTGGGCATCCCACCAACGGTCACCGGCAATCCAGTGAGTCCGAGGCCTTCCGCGAACGTCAGCGGCACGGAGAGATTGTTGCCCGCCCCGGTGTCTTCGCCGCCGCCACCACCGGTGCCGCTCCCTGAGCCCGCGGCAACGTAGATGTCAACCCACGTCCGCGAACCATCGGGCGCCAACTGCGGAACCGGTTTCGTTCCGGTGCCCGAACCGCCGGAACCGCCCGACTCTTCCTCGGTCACCGTGTTCGTCACGGCGTCCATGACCACGTTGCGGTTCGCGCTGACGAGACCATTCGACACCGAACCGTCCAGCACGAACGCCACGCGATACCATCCGGCTTCGCTCACTCTGAGGTTGTAGCCGAACACGATCCTCCCGCCCACGTTGACCTCGGCCGCGAAGTTGCCGGAACTCTCCTCGGCCCCGAGCGCGTCGATCACGCGCTTGTCGACCAGCGGATCGCCAACCGTATTACCGCCGGACGCGTCCAGCTTCGACACGATGAGATGCGGCACCACCGAGTAGATCGTCGGAGTCATTGCGGCAGTCACCCCATTCGTGCCCTGCACTTCCGTGCTGCCGGAGCCCGACACCACCTGCATGTTGAACCCGCGGAGCGTGCCGCTCGTGAGGTCGTTCAGCGACACCTCGACGCGAATGGGCGACGACGTCTTCAGGGACTGGTTGATGATGTTGTCACCCCAGGTCGCGGACGCATGCTGGAGGGCCGTGGATCCGTCGAGCCACTGCGCCTGCCACGCATTCAGCCCCTTCTGGCAGTAGGCCTTCGTGCCGTCCGGCCACGTACAGTCGGACACATTCGCGATATAGAAGTACGGCAGCCCGTCGACCACCAGATTTTCGGATTGAACTGGGCGCAGTCCGGTGTTGCCATAGTTCGGAGCACCGCCCACCGTCACCGGGAGACCGGTGATCCCGATTCCTTCGGAGAACACCACCGGCACCGAGAGGTTGTTGCCGAGCCCCTCGTCGGTCGTGGGCCGCGGGCCCGCCACGGTAACCGATGCACTCGCACTCTTGCCGCCACTCGATGCCGTGATCGTCGCCTCTCCTTCGCCCACGGCGGTCACCACACCGGTCGCGCTGACGGTCAGGATGGTTTCGTTACTCGACGTCCACGTGACGTTTCCGTGGGTCGGCTGGCCGCCCGCGTCCGCCAACGCGGCGTTCATCGAGAAGTGGTCGCCGACCCGCACATCCGCCGTCGGCGGGTTGAGCGACACCGTGGATACCGGAGACGGAGTCACGGTCACCAGCACACTATTGCGTGCGCTGGGCGACACGGCGGAGATCGTCGCTGAGCCCTCCGCATGCGCAACCGCGTGGCCGCTGGCATTGACCGACACGACGGCCGCGTCGCTGCTGCTCCAGACCACGGTCTCATTGGTGATCCGCTTGCCCTTGACGTCCAGGATCGTCGCGACCAGGTCGAACTCGGTCCCGGCAGTCACCGAGGGCGCCGCGGGCGTGATGCTGAGCGACGGCGTGGGGGCCACCACGGCCACGTCGATCGTCGCCGAGAGCGCGTCGATGGTGCCGACGACCTTGGTCGCCCCGGGCGCCACGGCGGTGATCAACCCCGCCGCGTCCACCGTGGCAACTGTCGTGTCAGCGCTCACCCATATCGCCTGGCGGCCGAGCGGCGCGCCGGCGGCGTCGGTGAGAACGACCGTTGGTTTGAACGTCCCGCCAATCGGCAGCGAAACCGCGCCCGGCGTGACGGTGAACACTCCAGCCGCCGTGACCACCGTGAACGTGGCCGCCGCCGTCTTGGATTCACTCTCCGCGGTGATCGTGCAAACGCCGAGGCCCACGCCGGTCACCTTGCCCGTGCTGTCCACGGTGGCAACCGCCGGGTTGCTCGTCGTCCACCTGATCTCGCGCTGCAGCTCTTGCTGGTTGCGATCGCGCAGACGCGCCTGCAGTTGGAGTTGGGAGCCCGTCCCGACCGTCGCGCTGGAGATCGAGAGCTCGACACTGGCCACCGGTTCACCCACGTTCAGCGTCACCGTGTCGGTCACGCCTTCGGAGGACGCCGTGATCACGGCCGCCCCAGCGCCGACGGCCAGCGCAAAGGCCTGGCCGCCCCCCACCACCATGTTCGGCAGCGCGCTGCCGCCGGACGCCGACGGGCCGCGAGCGAGCGCGGGCGCACTGGAATCCACCACCCCGACCGTCACGATGCTGTCGTTGCTGCTTTGCCAGGTGACGCGCCGCTGGAGTGCCGCGCCGTGCGGATCGTGCAACTGCACGTGCAGCCACAACGTGTCGCGAATATGCAACGTGTCGCGGGTCTGGTCTCGCTGGATCGCGGCCGCAGTCACCCGCT
It encodes:
- a CDS encoding HAD-IC family P-type ATPase, giving the protein MLRSERWGILPVKPNIKHAVPGIRIAPLLAELAPLDAPAVLLRLDTTAKGLDEAEGAARLAAEGPNQIAEPEHVTNWQRLWRALRNPVVVLLAVLATVSLATGDPRAATIMGVMIVIGVSLRFVQEARADRSAAALKAMIRVTATVIRGGAEREIPLHEIVRGDVVSLAAGDMIPADLRVLTARDLFVNQASLTGESLPVEKFAPPSGAAVASPADATNLCFLGTSVASGTGTAVVAATGASTYLGSLAGSLTEPEEETSFDRGVSAFTWLLIRFMAVMVPLVFLINGLTGHGWREAFVFALAVAVGLTPEMLPMIVSVGLSRGAVAMSRKKVIVKRLAAIQNFGAMDVLC
- a CDS encoding Ig-like domain-containing protein, whose translation is MNVTRMVRAAGVLAVLASAAIVGSCSSDKVTATKEVAVARVALASPVDSLLIGDSVSLNVTVEDGNGVPIGRPVTWTSSDPALATVSATGWVKAYDSGIATITASVDGFVAAVQLHLLERVTAAAIQRDQTRDTLHIRDTLWLHVQLHDPHGAALQRRVTWQSSNDSIVTVGVVDSSAPALARGPSASGGSALPNMVVGGGQAFALAVGAGAAVITASSEGVTDTVTLNVGEPVASVELSISSATVGTGSQLQLQARLRDRNQQELQREIRWTTSNPAVATVDSTGKVTGVGLGVCTITAESESKTAAATFTVVTAAGVFTVTPGAVSLPIGGTFKPTVVLTDAAGAPLGRQAIWVSADTTVATVDAAGLITAVAPGATKVVGTIDALSATIDVAVVAPTPSLSITPAAPSVTAGTEFDLVATILDVKGKRITNETVVWSSSDAAVVSVNASGHAVAHAEGSATISAVSPSARNSVLVTVTPSPVSTVSLNPPTADVRVGDHFSMNAALADAGGQPTHGNVTWTSSNETILTVSATGVVTAVGEGEATITASSGGKSASASVTVAGPRPTTDEGLGNNLSVPVVFSEGIGITGLPVTVGGAPNYGNTGLRPVQSENLVVDGLPYFYIANVSDCTWPDGTKAYCQKGLNAWQAQWLDGSTALQHASATWGDNIINQSLKTSSPIRVEVSLNDLTSGTLRGFNMQVVSGSGSTEVQGTNGVTAAMTPTIYSVVPHLIVSKLDASGGNTVGDPLVDKRVIDALGAEESSGNFAAEVNVGGRIVFGYNLRVSEAGWYRVAFVLDGSVSNGLVSANRNVVMDAVTNTVTEEESGGSGGSGTGTKPVPQLAPDGSRTWVDIYVAAGSGSGTGGGGGEDTGAGNNLSVPLTFAEGLGLTGLPVTVGGMPNYANTGLRPTGATEPVVEALPYFPMSYNLSNCSLGGTPYFCQGGGPVWQAQWFDASGQSMRDAQVAWGDNLLTNHFNTHANVHVEVSLTDLTTPPMQGYNMAVVSGSGSTELDGTNGTTGTFSPVVYTRGARLKVELLDSATHEPRYTVFDQGLWEAGDGPGQLVTEVSMGGTLVYSYNLLVQQITIPESVGHKYGWYRFTFSIDGSAPVRPNVRMTQIAAGGEEGTTDEGGGSGGNGSGGSGSGGIPSKNVPTLNVGAQTTSIDIWIAKGGGGSGGGEQ